From Herbaspirillum sp. WKF16:
GCTCGTCGGGGAAGTAAGGCAGCGCTTCCTGCACCCGACCTTCGCGCACCAGCCTGCGCGCCAGCAACTGGCGCAGGCGGTCGTCGGCGCTGGGCGGCGACAGGCTCATGGCGGCGTAGCGCGCCGCCATCGGCCCCTGTTCCTTCCTGGTCGCTTTCGCCACGGCCTCGGGCGCCGGCATCGGCGAGGCGGGGACGCGCGCATCGATGTAGGCCTTGAGCTCGTCGGCGGTCAGCACGCGCTCGGCGACATAGGACATGTCGTTGCCGTAGTTGCCGAAGGACGAATAGTAGTTGCCGTCTTGTCGCGCACTGGCGCGGGCGGCGCGGCGCAGTTGGTCGAGCGCTTCCACGTACTGGCCGCGCGACAGCGTGAGCACGCCTTGCTCGGCCATCAGCAGGCCGGCGCTGTTGGGCTCCAGGCTGGCGTCGGCCTTGGGAAAACCTTGCGCGGCCCGGGCATAGGCCTGCGCCGCGGCCTCGCTGTCGCCGCGCCGCAGCGCCAGCTTGGCGCGCACCCACCAGGCTAGCGCGCTCTCCTGTTTCTGCGCCAATGTGTGCGCCAGCTCGTAGCGTCCGGTGCGGTAGGCCAGCGCGGCGATGCGGTCGGCGCCGGGGGCGTTCTCCAGGCTGCGCCGCCGCAGCGCGTCCACCAGGTTGGCCAGGATCGGATTGGGCGTCACCCCGGCGCCGCCGCGCGCCGCGTCGGCATAGCCGGAGGCGCCGCTGGTGGCGGCGCCGGCGTCATAGGTATAGGCGCTGCCGTCCTGGCCGCTGACGACGTCGCCCATGCGCGCCAGGGCAAAGGCGACCAGCAACCGCTGCGCCACCGGGTCGTCGACCAGGGCGACGGCGCTGCCGGCGTCCATCAGCGCGCGCGAGGCGATCGCCTGCAGCGATGACAGCGCGTTGGCCGAGCCGCGCGCGGCCTGCTCGGCGTAGAGGCGGATGGCCCGCTTCAGGTCGGCCGGCGCGATGCCGTCCACGCAGCCCCCTTCGTTGAAATCGTTCCAGCCGCATTGCGCGCCGTCCGTGCCGGTGAGGTAGAGCCGCGCCTGCTCGCCGTAGCTGGCCACGGCCAGGCCGAGGGGATCGGCGGCGCCGGCCAGCGCCAGGGCGCGCGCCTTCTCGTAGGCGGCGATGGCTTGCCTGCGCTCGGCGCCGGCGTCGCGGCCGGCGGCGCCGATGTTGCCGGCATGCAGCCGGCCCAGCATGTAGGCGGCCCAGACGGCGCGCTCGGCGCCCTGTTGCGGCGGCAGCGCCAGCACCGCCTCGAACCGCCCGCGCGCGCGTTCGAACAGTTCGACCGGCGGCGGTCCCTGGCCGTCGCCTTGCGCCGCGCGGTAATCCTGGGCGCCGGCGGTGTAGAGCCGCACTGCCGGCGGCAGGCCGTTGCCGGCAGCGTAGGCGGCGTCGCCGTCGGCCTGGGCGCGCATGGCCTTGAGCAAGGCGAAGCGGGCATCGTCCAGCGCGCCCTTCTCGCGCATGCGCATGGAATTGGGATCGTCCTCGCGCTGGCCTTCGTAGGTGAGGCCTTCGTCGGCTTGCAGCTGGTCGCCCGGCGCGACCAAATGGGCTGCCTCCCAGGCGAAGGAATTGGCGGGCGTATTTTTCAGCGCGCCGGCGCGGTCGTCCAGCAGTTGCAGCGGGAAGTCGGGACCGCAGGCCACCACCGTGGCCGCGCCGATGACGATGAAGCCGCCCAGCGCGCAGGCGATTCGGGAGGTCTTGCCGAGCTTGTTCATTCAGGATCCGATCTGTGGAAACGACCTATGGTGCGATCTAAGAAGCGGTGTCGCCGCGCCCGCGCACGCCGTCCCGGCAGCGCAGCCAGCCGATGCGGCGGCTGGCGCCGGCGCGCAGCAGGCCGGCCTGGGTCAGGCGCAGGTAGCTGCCCTGGGCGTCGCTGTCCAGGGTGTAGCCGTTGATGCCGTCGCCCGCGGCATTGCCAGCGTCGTTGCCGTTACCGCAGGCGGCGTCGATGCGGATGCGCGCGGGCAGCGGCGCATCGGCGCCGCCGGCGTTGTCCAGCACGATCTCACGCAACGCGCCGCCGGCTTCGCCGGTGCTGGCGCCGGCGAAGCGCACTTCCAACCTTTCCTGCAGCGGACGGCGCTCCAGCACCGCCAGCCAGGTCGACAGGCTCCAGGCGCGACGATCATCGCCGGTAGGCAGGCGGAACCAGGCGATGCCGGCCAGGCCTTTGGGCGGATCGCGTTCGATGCCGGCCACGAATCGCGCCAGCTGGCGCGGTTGCGCCACCAGCTCGCTGGCGACGCCGCCGGCCAGCGCCGGGCGCTCGCTCTCGACCGCGGCGATGCCGCCGTTGCCGTCCCACACCACGCGCGAGCCGTAGGCCGGCAAGGCCACGTGCCAGGGCTTGCGGGTGCGTTGGGCGAATTGCGCCATCCACTGTTGCGCGCGTTCCGGATCGAACAGGCCCTGGCGCGGATCGAGCACGGCATGCACCTGCAGCGTGGCCTCGTCGGCGGTGGCCAGCAATGCCTCCAGGCGCGGGCTGGCAAGCCAGGTAGGCAAGGCGGTGATGGTGAGCGCGGTGGCGCCCAGCGCCGGCTTCAGGCGCGCGAGGAAGGCCGCGTATTCGGGCAGCCTGGCGGTCGGGCAGTCGTAGTCGATTTCCAGCGCGGCCGGCGCCAGGCCGCCGCGGCGCCAGGCGTCCAGCCGCTCCAGGATATGCGCCTCGATGGCGCCGGCGTCGAAGCGCGCCAGCTGGCCGTTGATGCGCACCGTCATCAGCAGCGGCTTGCCGGCGCCGGCCAGTTGCGCGCTGTCGGGCGTGACGTCGATCCAGCGGCCGGAGACGCCCAGTTCGGCGGCCAGCACATGCCAGCGCGCGACCTGGGCGTTGGAAGCCGCCAGCGCCGCGCGCAGCGCCGGGGTCCACTGGCGCTGCCAGATGTAGACGTCCTGCGGCAACGCGGCGCGCGGCGCGGGTTCGCGCGAGCAGGCCGTCAGCAGCAAGGCGCAGGCGAACAGGAAGACGCTGAGCAAGCGCCGACGCGCAGGCGCCGGCGTGGCGATCATGGAATGAATGGCGGGCGGCATGGACGGCGTCGTTGGCGCGGCGGATGGATCAATGGGGCCCTGCGTTTTGGAGCGCATTGTACGCGAGCCGGACGCCGAAAAGCGCAACGCCCGGAGCCGCGTCGCGGTCTCCGGGCGTTGCCTGAAGCGGGTCGTGAAAGGACTCAGCCGCGCGCCTGGTAACCCCTGCTGCTCATCGGCACGAAGGCCAGCAGCACGCCCAGGATGGACAGCGCGATCACGTAGTGCGCGGGGCCCTGGGTATCGACCTTGATCCACAGCGAGATCAGCACCGGCGTCAGGCCGCCGAACACGGCATAGGCCATGTTGTAGGCGAAGGACAGGCCGGTGAAGCGCACCGGCGGCGGGAAGGCGCGGGTCGAGACGATCGGCGTCAAGGCGATGCTGCCCACGAACAGGCCCACCAGCGCGTAGCCCCACACCAGCGACTCCGGCGAGCCGGGCAGCTGGCCGAAGAACCAGTAGGTGGACAGGCCCAGGCCGCCCCAGCCGATGATCATGCAGGCGCGGGTGCCGATGCGGTCGCTGAGCCAGCCGATGGCCAGGCAGCCGATGGTGAGCATCAGCGTGCCGGCGCAGTTGGCTTGCATCACCAGCTTGGCCGGCAGGTGGTGCACGGTCTGCAGGTAGGACGGCACCATCAGGATCACCACCACGATCGCGCCCGACAGGCACCAGGTCATGCCGGCGGTCAGCGCGCAGGCGGCGCGGTGTTCGCGCAGCACGGTCTTGAGCGGCAGCTCCCTGGCCTGGGCGCGGCGCGCGGCCAGTTCGCGGAACACCGGAGTCTCTTCCAGGTAGCGGCGCAGGTAGACCGACACCAGGCCGAACACGCCGCCCAGGATGAACGGAACGCGCCAGGCGTAGCCGGTGACCTCGGCCGGCTCGAACGCGCTGTTGATGAAGATGCCCATCAGCGAACCCAGCAGGATGCCGCCGGTGATGCCGGCGGTCAGCGAGCCCACGCCGAAGGAGTAGCGGTTGGCCGGCACGTGCTCGGCCACGAACACCCAGGCGCCCGGCATCTCGCCGCCGATCGCCGCGCCCTGCAGCGTGCGCATCAGCAGCAGCAGGACGGGCGCGGCCACGCCGATGCTGGCGTAGGTCGGCAGCAGGCCGATCACCAGCGTGGGCACCGCCATCAGGAAGATGGACAGCGTAAACATGCGCTTGCGGCCGATGATGTCGCCGTAGTGGGCGATGATGATGCCGCCCACCGGACGCGCCAGGTAGCCGGCGGCGAAGATGCCGAAGGTCTGCAGCATGCGCAGCCACTCGGGCATGTCGGCCGGGAAGAACAGCTTGCCGACCACCGCCGCGAAGAACACGTAGATGACGAAGTCGTAGAACTCCAGCGTGCCGCCCAGGGCGGACAGGCCGAGCGTCTTGTAGTCGGAGGAAGTGAGGGGACGATGCTGGGACTCGTTGAGCGCCCCGGTGAAATCAGCGGAAGTGGTCATGATGGTTCGGCGGAAAAACCGTCCCCGCGCCGGCCTTGGCGACGGATCGCAAGGGGTGGGCGCCTTGGGCCGGCAACCGGCTTCGACTTTTGTTTAAACGGGTGGATCGCAGGCGGCATGCCTGCGAAGGACAGCTTCAGCGAAAAAAGAGAAACGGAGTTCGTCGATTCAGCGGAGAAACTTCAAGCATGATACCTGAAAGCGGCAAAGCTTTCGCGGCGCAGCATTTCTGACTGCATTTTCACCCTCTCGCAGCATGCGACGCGCGCCGACAGGGAGAAGCGGGCGCGGCCGCGGCGCACCACGATACGCCAAGGCGAGCCCTTGCCGCCGCATCGCCGTGAATAGCCCGCAATCCCCGCCGAAAAAGGGCAAGGCCGCCGCATGATGCATGCGAGCGGCCTCGACAGTGTTTGCGAGCCGGAGGTTTCAGCTGTCGAGCACGATGTCGACCGCGGTGCTCCGGCGCAGCATCAGGAATCCTTCGCCATAGATGTTGCGGATCTGCATCGGCGCGTCTTCCATCGAGCGCAGTTTCTGGCGCACCCGGTAGATCAGCGCGTCGATGCGGTGGGCATCGTACTCTTCGGCGCCGGATCGCAGCAGGTCGAACAACTGATTGTGCGAGACCGGATAGTTGGGACTCTGCAGCAGCGCGGCCAGCGCGGTGCTTTCCTTGTCGGTGAA
This genomic window contains:
- a CDS encoding DUF3142 domain-containing protein, with product MPPAIHSMIATPAPARRRLLSVFLFACALLLTACSREPAPRAALPQDVYIWQRQWTPALRAALAASNAQVARWHVLAAELGVSGRWIDVTPDSAQLAGAGKPLLMTVRINGQLARFDAGAIEAHILERLDAWRRGGLAPAALEIDYDCPTARLPEYAAFLARLKPALGATALTITALPTWLASPRLEALLATADEATLQVHAVLDPRQGLFDPERAQQWMAQFAQRTRKPWHVALPAYGSRVVWDGNGGIAAVESERPALAGGVASELVAQPRQLARFVAGIERDPPKGLAGIAWFRLPTGDDRRAWSLSTWLAVLERRPLQERLEVRFAGASTGEAGGALREIVLDNAGGADAPLPARIRIDAACGNGNDAGNAAGDGINGYTLDSDAQGSYLRLTQAGLLRAGASRRIGWLRCRDGVRGRGDTAS
- a CDS encoding MFS transporter, which gives rise to MTTSADFTGALNESQHRPLTSSDYKTLGLSALGGTLEFYDFVIYVFFAAVVGKLFFPADMPEWLRMLQTFGIFAAGYLARPVGGIIIAHYGDIIGRKRMFTLSIFLMAVPTLVIGLLPTYASIGVAAPVLLLLMRTLQGAAIGGEMPGAWVFVAEHVPANRYSFGVGSLTAGITGGILLGSLMGIFINSAFEPAEVTGYAWRVPFILGGVFGLVSVYLRRYLEETPVFRELAARRAQARELPLKTVLREHRAACALTAGMTWCLSGAIVVVILMVPSYLQTVHHLPAKLVMQANCAGTLMLTIGCLAIGWLSDRIGTRACMIIGWGGLGLSTYWFFGQLPGSPESLVWGYALVGLFVGSIALTPIVSTRAFPPPVRFTGLSFAYNMAYAVFGGLTPVLISLWIKVDTQGPAHYVIALSILGVLLAFVPMSSRGYQARG